CGGAAGTCAGAGCCGGGATGACCGTCGCCGAGCTCGCAGACGAGTACGGCAACGCGGGCGTCGGCGCGGCGGACCTCCACGAGGCCGTCGACGTGACCGAGGCGATGTTCGACGACGACGTGACCGTCTTCTTCGGCCTCGCGGGCGCGATGGTTCCCACAGGAATGCGAGCGATCGTCGCCGACCTGATTCGGGACGGCTACATCGACGTCCTGGTCACGACCGGCGCGAACCTCACCCACGACGCCATCGAGGCCATCGGCGGGAAACACCATCACGGCGCGGCCCACGCCGAGGGGAAGACCGAACGCGAACACGACGAGACGCTCCGGGACGAGGGCGTCGACCGAATCTACAACGTCTACCTCCCACAGGAGTTCTTCGCGACCTTCGAATCGCACCTGCGCGAGGAGGTCTTTCCGGTGCTCGAGGAGGAGGGCGTCGTCCCGATCCAGCGACTCACCGAGGAACTCGGCCGGGCCAACGCCGAGATCAACGAGCGCGAGGACGTCGACGAGGACGCCGGCATCGCCGCCGCGGCTTACGAGAACGACGTGCCGATCTACTGTCCCGCGATCCAGGACTCCGTGCTCGGCCTGCAGGCCTGGATGTACTCCCAGACCTCGGACTTCTCGCTGGACGCGCTGGCGGACATGACCGGCCTGACCGACATCGCCTACGACACCGAGAAGGCCGGCGCGTTCGTCGTCGGCGGCGGCGTCCCCAAGAACTTCACCCTCCAGACGATGCTCGTCACCCCCGGCGCGTACGACTACGCCGTCCAGCTGACCATGGACCCCAAACAGACCGGCGGCCTCTCCGGCGCGACGCTGGACGAAGCCCGCTCGTGGGGCAAACTCGAGACAGACGCCGACAACGTCTCCGTCTACGCCGACGCGACGATCACGCTGCCGCTCGTCGTCGCCGCGGCTCGAGAACGGCTCGAAAATCAATCCTGATCTCGACTGCAGAACCGCTAGCACCCAGTCGACCCGTATCTTCCGAACACAGGATGCGCTCGACCGGTCGCAAATCCATAAGATCCGTTCGCTAACAGTAGATGGTTCCACAGTTTCTTTATTATAGCTCTATCTGGAACTGAATCGGTTGATTCGGTAACTACAGATGCGAACATACCGCTGAGTTATCTGCCGACAATTCCTCCATCGGGGAATTTATACTCCTATCAAACAGCATAGCACGCATGACCGGGAGTGGAACTGTCGAACAGATTTTCATCGCACCTGAAGCCAAAGCGGAGATGGAAGAACAGTCCAGTGTTGAAGCGGTCGCCGGTAACGGGCTTCGAGGAGATCGCTATTTTAGCGAGATTGAAACGGGAACCTTCGTCGGCTGGGAGTCAGATGAGGAACGCCACGATGGGTACGATCTCACATTAATCGAACAGGAGGCTGTTACAGCAATCGAGCGTGAAGCAGGAATCGAACTCGCACCGGGTGAACATCGACGGAACATTGAAACCCGCGATGTCGCACTCAATCATCTCGTTGGACAACAGTTCCGGGTCGGGGAGGCCATCTGCCGAGGGGATCGACTGTGTGA
This portion of the Natrinema salinisoli genome encodes:
- a CDS encoding deoxyhypusine synthase — its product is MTDEHDHESDGGDGDGNGHHDPERDTFSHDPVGHAEVRAGMTVAELADEYGNAGVGAADLHEAVDVTEAMFDDDVTVFFGLAGAMVPTGMRAIVADLIRDGYIDVLVTTGANLTHDAIEAIGGKHHHGAAHAEGKTEREHDETLRDEGVDRIYNVYLPQEFFATFESHLREEVFPVLEEEGVVPIQRLTEELGRANAEINEREDVDEDAGIAAAAYENDVPIYCPAIQDSVLGLQAWMYSQTSDFSLDALADMTGLTDIAYDTEKAGAFVVGGGVPKNFTLQTMLVTPGAYDYAVQLTMDPKQTGGLSGATLDEARSWGKLETDADNVSVYADATITLPLVVAAARERLENQS
- a CDS encoding MOSC domain-containing protein is translated as MTGSGTVEQIFIAPEAKAEMEEQSSVEAVAGNGLRGDRYFSEIETGTFVGWESDEERHDGYDLTLIEQEAVTAIEREAGIELAPGEHRRNIETRDVALNHLVGQQFRVGEAICRGDRLCEPCDHLQRLTQDGVLQALTHRGGLRVDILESGTIRPGDEIEPLE